A stretch of the Lactuca sativa cultivar Salinas chromosome 9, Lsat_Salinas_v11, whole genome shotgun sequence genome encodes the following:
- the LOC111919252 gene encoding uncharacterized protein LOC111919252: MSSSKRPSKKKKHQSEIPTLYYIHLINRFSHLRIMFPYFPQRPAQPQPQTLPLPQLDPYFNPFDFSSQSEFVQQTQTQPETVVSDSEPEFVTKTQPTRAATKRKEKAGARCWEPLEALVLAQSCIDISEDATVGKDQKHDRFWIRVLHRFHKGMNRGEYRSKHQVYSKWGKMNKEVMLFNDLWNNMKRQWKSGESDEVILKKALKVYQKENLKAFKFLEVWNFLKDNRKWLSSKTLDEHIDSGSKRSRTSEFDHTTSDARVQFDLNEDEPVPVSPPSRPMGRDKSKSKGKDKASDSDDLKEMGSDMKGIKDRMDKILKIASERELRKQRESDMRILAMDTSNMTGAELEVVLAMKEEVKNRYINRG, translated from the coding sequence atgtcatCTTCTAAACGaccaagcaaaaaaaaaaaacaccagtCAGAAATACCAACACTCTACTACATTCATTTGATCAACCGATTTTCTCACCTTCGTATTATGTTTCCGTATTTTCCACAACGACCAGCGCAACCACAACCACAAACACTACCACTACCACAACTCGACCCGTATTTTAATCCATTTGATTTTTCATCTCAATCCGAGTTTGTtcaacaaacacaaacacaaccaGAAACGGTCGTTTCTGATTCTGAACCGGAATTCGTTACAAAGACTCAACCCACTCGAGCAGCAactaaaagaaaagagaaggcgGGGGCTAGATGTTGGGAACCTTTGGAAGCGTTAGTGTTGGCACAATCTTGTATCGATATTTCAGAAGATGCGACGGTTGGAAAAGACCAAAAGCATGACCGCTTTTGGATTCGCGTTTTACACAGGTTCCATAAAGGAATGAACCGTGGAGAATACCGTTCAAAACATCAAGTGTACTCCAAATGGGGGAAGATGAACAAAGAAGTCATGTTGTTTAATGACTTGTGGAACAACATGAAACGTCAATGGAAAAGTGGAGAAAGCGATGAAGTGATTTTGAAGAAAGCGTTGAAAGTGTATCAAAAAGAAAATCTGAAGGCTTTCAAGTTTCTTGAAGTTTGGAATTTTTTGAAAGATAACAGGAAATGGCTGAGTAGCAAAACATTAGACGAACATATCGACAGTGGGTCAAAACGCAGCAGAACATCTGAGTTCGACCACACTACATCAGATGctcgtgttcaatttgatctgaaCGAAGATGAACCTGTTCCAGTTTCACCACCTTCCCGACCAATGGGAAGAGACAAATCAAAAAGCAAAGGCAAAGACAAAGCGTCAGATTCAGATGATTTGAAAGAAATGGGATCCGACATGAAGGGTATAAAAGACAGAATGGACAAGATTTTGAAAATTGCTTCTGAAAGAGAGCTTCGGAAACAAAGAGAGAGTGACATGCGAATACTAGCGATGGACACGTCGAATATGACCGGGGCCGAGCTTGAAGTAGTTTTGGCGATGAAGGAGGAAGTGAAAAACCGTTACATCAATCGTGGctaa